Proteins co-encoded in one Streptococcus ruminicola genomic window:
- a CDS encoding PTS sugar transporter subunit IIB — translation MGIGIIIASHGKFAEGIHQSGSMIFGDQEKVQVVTFMPSEGPDDLYAHFNDAIAQFDADDEILVLADLWSGSPFNQASRVMGENPDRKMAIITGLNLPMLIQAYTERMMDANAGVEQVAANIIKESKDGVKALPEELNPAETAAAAPAAQAAPQGAIPEGTVIGDGKLKINLARIDTRLLHGQVATNWTPASKADRIIVASDTVSKDELRKGLIKQAAPNGVKANVVPIKKLIEASKDPRFGNTHALILFETPQEALEAIEGGVPIKELNVGSMAHSTGKTMVNNVLSMDKDDVATFEKLRDLGVTFDVRKVPNDSKKDLFDLIKKANVQ, via the coding sequence ATGGGTATCGGTATTATTATTGCCAGCCATGGTAAATTTGCTGAAGGTATTCATCAATCAGGTTCTATGATCTTTGGTGACCAAGAGAAAGTTCAAGTTGTAACTTTCATGCCAAGCGAAGGACCTGATGATTTATATGCACACTTCAACGATGCTATCGCACAATTTGATGCTGATGATGAAATCCTCGTACTAGCTGACCTTTGGAGTGGTTCTCCATTTAACCAAGCTAGTCGCGTAATGGGTGAAAATCCAGACCGCAAGATGGCTATCATTACAGGTCTTAATTTGCCAATGCTTATCCAAGCCTACACTGAGCGTATGATGGACGCAAATGCAGGTGTTGAACAAGTTGCCGCAAATATCATTAAAGAGTCTAAAGACGGTGTTAAAGCACTTCCTGAAGAACTCAACCCAGCTGAAACAGCTGCTGCAGCGCCTGCCGCACAAGCTGCTCCTCAAGGTGCTATCCCTGAAGGAACTGTCATCGGTGATGGTAAACTTAAAATCAACCTCGCTCGTATTGACACACGTCTTCTTCACGGACAAGTTGCAACAAACTGGACACCAGCTTCTAAAGCTGATCGTATCATCGTTGCATCTGACACTGTATCTAAAGATGAATTGCGTAAAGGCTTGATCAAACAAGCAGCACCAAACGGTGTTAAAGCAAACGTTGTTCCAATCAAGAAATTGATTGAAGCTTCTAAAGACCCTCGTTTTGGTAACACACACGCACTTATCTTGTTTGAAACACCTCAAGAAGCTCTTGAAGCTATCGAAGGCGGTGTGCCAATTAAAGAACTTAACGTTGGTTCAATGGCTCACTCAACAGGTAAAACAATGGTTAACAACGTATTGTCAATGGACAAAGATGACGTTGCTACATTTGAAAAATTACGTGACCTTGGCGTAACATTCGATGTTCGTAAAGTCCCTAATGATTCTAAAAAAGACTTGTTTGATCTAATCAAAAAAGCAAACGTTCAATAA
- a CDS encoding DUF1361 domain-containing protein, with product MVKKNVLIHIFFGIISFGIYYYHLQGPDLVWNMFLALLALDFSLLSYCTKQKVVRWSSGLLWLFFYPNTFYMLTDIVHMNFTDSVLWNKTSLILYMLYVSSILFGVLCGIESVKNIVVTFKLKNYYIRMFFVIILSFVSSFAIHIGRYARLNSWDIFTRPGLVIDEILNVISWNAIHFVLGFTFLQVLCLIFLDRENFK from the coding sequence ATGGTTAAAAAGAATGTTTTGATTCACATCTTTTTTGGAATCATTTCGTTTGGCATTTATTATTACCATTTGCAAGGTCCAGATCTGGTATGGAACATGTTTTTGGCGCTGCTAGCTCTTGATTTTTCACTTCTTTCCTACTGTACAAAGCAAAAAGTGGTGAGATGGTCAAGTGGTCTCTTATGGTTGTTTTTTTATCCGAACACCTTTTATATGCTAACCGATATTGTTCATATGAATTTTACTGATTCGGTTTTATGGAATAAAACTAGCTTGATTCTGTACATGTTGTACGTGTCTAGTATCTTATTTGGGGTTCTATGTGGCATTGAAAGTGTGAAGAATATAGTGGTGACTTTTAAGTTAAAAAATTATTATATCCGAATGTTTTTCGTTATAATTCTGTCTTTTGTTTCGAGTTTCGCGATTCATATTGGACGTTATGCAAGGTTAAATTCTTGGGATATTTTCACTAGACCTGGTCTTGTTATTGATGAAATTTTGAATGTAATTAGCTGGAATGCTATTCATTTCGTGCTTGGTTTCACTTTTTTGCAGGTTTTATGTCTTATTTTTTTAGATCGTGAAAATTTTAAATAA
- the tsaE gene encoding tRNA (adenosine(37)-N6)-threonylcarbamoyltransferase complex ATPase subunit type 1 TsaE, translated as MFYSHNEDELMAYGYRLGRKLQAGDVLVLTGNLGAGKTTLTKGIAKGLDIDQMIKSPTYTIVREYEGRLPLYHLDVYRIGNDPDSIDLDDFLYGDGVAVIEWGELLEEDLLGDYLEIIITPSGDGRDIELQSNGPRSKELSEAIERG; from the coding sequence ATGTTTTATAGTCATAATGAAGATGAGTTGATGGCTTATGGTTATCGACTCGGTCGAAAATTACAAGCAGGAGATGTTCTGGTTTTAACTGGAAATCTTGGTGCTGGTAAAACGACATTAACCAAAGGAATCGCAAAGGGCCTTGATATCGATCAGATGATTAAGAGCCCAACCTATACGATTGTTCGGGAATACGAGGGGCGTTTACCGCTCTATCATTTAGATGTTTACCGTATTGGAAATGACCCAGATTCTATTGATTTGGATGATTTCTTGTATGGTGATGGTGTTGCTGTCATCGAATGGGGTGAACTTTTAGAAGAAGATTTACTTGGCGATTATTTAGAAATCATTATCACTCCTTCAGGAGATGGTCGTGACATTGAGTTACAATCTAATGGCCCACGAAGTAAGGAGCTTTCGGAGGCTATAGAACGTGGCTGA
- a CDS encoding PTS system mannose/fructose/sorbose family transporter subunit IID: MAEKLQLSKSDRQKVWWRSTFLQGSWNYERMQNLGWAYALIPAIKKLYTSKEDRAAALERHLEFFNTHPYVAAPIIGVTLALEEERANGAEIDDTAIQGVKIGMMGPLAGVGDPVFWFTVRPILGALGASLAMAGNIVGPLLFFFGWNIIRMAFLWYTQELGYKAGSEITKDLSGGIIQKITKGASILGMFILAVLVERWVSINFTVDLPSTKLSEGAYIEFPKGNVTGTELQGILGKVADGLSLSPEKANTLQGQLNSLIPGLMGLALTFLCMWLLKKKVSPITIIIGLFIVGIIARFFGIM, from the coding sequence ATGGCTGAAAAACTTCAATTATCAAAATCTGATCGTCAAAAAGTTTGGTGGCGTTCTACTTTCCTTCAAGGATCTTGGAACTACGAACGTATGCAAAACTTAGGTTGGGCATACGCTTTGATCCCTGCTATCAAAAAACTTTATACATCTAAAGAAGACCGAGCTGCTGCTCTTGAACGTCACTTGGAATTCTTCAATACTCACCCATACGTTGCTGCTCCAATCATCGGTGTAACTCTTGCCCTTGAAGAAGAACGTGCAAATGGTGCTGAAATTGATGACACAGCTATCCAAGGGGTTAAAATCGGTATGATGGGACCTCTTGCTGGTGTTGGTGACCCAGTCTTCTGGTTTACAGTTCGTCCTATTCTTGGTGCCCTTGGTGCTTCACTTGCTATGGCAGGTAACATCGTTGGTCCACTTCTATTCTTCTTCGGATGGAACATCATCCGTATGGCATTCTTGTGGTACACTCAAGAACTTGGTTACAAAGCTGGTTCTGAAATCACTAAAGACCTTTCAGGTGGTATCATCCAAAAAATCACTAAAGGTGCTTCAATCCTTGGTATGTTCATCTTGGCTGTCTTGGTTGAACGTTGGGTATCAATTAACTTCACTGTTGATCTTCCTTCAACTAAACTTTCAGAAGGTGCTTACATCGAATTCCCTAAAGGAAACGTAACTGGTACTGAACTCCAAGGTATTCTTGGTAAAGTGGCTGATGGACTTAGCCTTTCACCAGAAAAAGCTAACACACTTCAAGGTCAATTGAACTCATTGATTCCTGGTTTGATGGGACTTGCTCTTACATTCCTTTGCATGTGGTTGCTTAAGAAAAAAGTTTCTCCAATCACAATCATCATCGGATTGTTCATCGTTGGTATCATCGCTCGTTTCTTCGGAATCATGTAA
- a CDS encoding PTS mannose/fructose/sorbose transporter subunit IIC, which translates to MSVISMILVVVVAFFAGLEGILDEFQFHQPLVACTLIGLVTGNLEAGIILGGSLQMIALGWANIGAAVAPDAALASVAAAIIMVKGGDFTSKGIAVATATAIPLAVAGLFLTMLVRTASVALVHGADAAAKEGNIAAVERTHLVALFLQGLRIAVPAALLLAVPTSAVQSILNAMPDWLSGGMAVGGGMVVAVGYAMVINMMATSEVWPFFAIGFAVAAISDLTLIALGTIGVALAFIYLNLSAKGGNGGGTVSGSGDPIGDILEDY; encoded by the coding sequence ATGTCAGTTATTTCTATGATTTTAGTCGTTGTAGTTGCCTTCTTCGCTGGTCTTGAAGGTATCCTTGACGAATTCCAATTCCACCAACCACTAGTTGCCTGCACACTTATCGGTCTTGTTACTGGTAACCTTGAAGCAGGTATCATCCTTGGCGGTTCTCTACAAATGATCGCTCTTGGTTGGGCTAACATTGGTGCCGCTGTTGCGCCTGATGCTGCCCTTGCTTCTGTAGCTGCTGCTATCATCATGGTTAAAGGTGGAGACTTCACTTCTAAAGGTATCGCAGTTGCAACAGCAACAGCTATCCCTCTTGCCGTTGCAGGTCTTTTCCTTACTATGCTTGTTCGTACTGCTTCTGTTGCCCTTGTTCACGGTGCTGACGCTGCTGCTAAAGAAGGTAACATCGCTGCAGTTGAACGTACTCACTTGGTAGCTCTATTCCTTCAAGGTCTTCGTATTGCTGTTCCTGCTGCTCTTCTTCTTGCAGTACCAACTTCAGCAGTACAATCTATCCTTAACGCTATGCCAGACTGGTTGTCAGGTGGTATGGCTGTCGGTGGTGGTATGGTTGTTGCCGTAGGTTACGCTATGGTTATCAACATGATGGCTACAAGCGAAGTATGGCCTTTCTTCGCAATCGGTTTTGCCGTTGCTGCTATCTCTGACCTTACTCTTATCGCCCTTGGTACAATTGGTGTTGCTCTTGCCTTCATCTACCTTAACCTTTCAGCGAAAGGTGGAAACGGTGGCGGAACTGTTTCAGGTTCTGGTGACCCAATCGGCGACATCTTGGAAGACTACTAG
- a CDS encoding DUF956 family protein: MAQSLNSTVELTTTGVSYLGMGGKVGKFLLGNKGLEFYSDANVEDYIQIPWENIEKIGANVSRNKVSRHFEVFTDKGKFLFASKDSGKILKVARQHIGNDKVVRMLTLVQVLMKKLTGFVKKK, encoded by the coding sequence ATGGCACAATCACTTAACTCTACCGTGGAATTAACGACTACTGGTGTCTCTTACCTTGGTATGGGAGGAAAAGTTGGCAAATTCCTTCTCGGTAACAAAGGTCTTGAATTTTATAGCGACGCTAACGTCGAAGATTATATCCAAATTCCTTGGGAAAACATCGAAAAAATCGGCGCTAACGTTTCTCGTAACAAAGTCAGCCGTCACTTTGAAGTCTTTACAGACAAAGGAAAATTCCTTTTTGCTTCAAAAGACTCAGGAAAAATCTTAAAAGTGGCTCGCCAACATATCGGAAACGACAAAGTTGTTCGTATGCTTACACTTGTTCAAGTCCTTATGAAAAAACTAACAGGATTTGTCAAAAAGAAATAA
- the serS gene encoding serine--tRNA ligase, which yields MLDIKRIRNDFDEVAKKLATRGVAAEKLAELKELDDKRRELLVKSESAKAERNTASAAIAQAKRNKEDASEQIAAMQKLSADIKATDAELAEIDEKISEFTATLPNIPAADVPVGADEDENVEVRRWGTPREFDFDIKAHWDLGEDLDILDWERGAKVTGSRFLFYKGLGARLERAIYNFMLDEHAKEGYTEVIPPYMVNHDSMFGTGQYPKFKEDTFELADSDYVLIPTAEVPLTNYYRGEILDGKELPVYFTAMSPSFRSEAGSAGRDTRGLIRLHQFHKVEMVKFSKPETSYDELEKMVVNAENILQKLGLPYRVITLCTGDMGFSAAKTYDLEVWIPAQNTYREISSCSNTEDFQARRAQIRYRDEADGKVKLLHTLNGSGLAVGRTVAAILENYQNEDGSVTIPEVLRPYMGGAEVISPK from the coding sequence ATGTTAGACATCAAACGTATTCGTAACGATTTCGACGAAGTCGCTAAAAAATTAGCTACACGTGGCGTTGCTGCTGAAAAACTTGCTGAACTTAAAGAACTTGACGACAAACGTCGTGAATTGCTTGTTAAATCTGAATCAGCTAAAGCTGAACGTAACACTGCTTCTGCAGCTATCGCTCAAGCAAAACGCAACAAAGAAGATGCTTCTGAACAAATCGCTGCAATGCAAAAATTGTCAGCAGACATCAAAGCTACTGACGCTGAACTAGCTGAAATCGATGAAAAAATATCTGAATTCACAGCAACACTTCCAAACATCCCAGCTGCTGATGTTCCTGTCGGTGCTGACGAAGACGAAAACGTTGAAGTTCGTCGTTGGGGAACACCTCGTGAATTTGACTTTGATATCAAAGCTCACTGGGATCTTGGTGAAGATCTTGACATCCTTGACTGGGAACGTGGTGCAAAAGTTACTGGTTCTCGTTTCCTATTCTATAAAGGTCTTGGAGCTCGCCTAGAACGCGCTATCTACAACTTCATGTTGGATGAACACGCTAAAGAAGGTTACACAGAAGTTATTCCTCCATACATGGTAAACCATGACTCAATGTTTGGTACTGGTCAATATCCTAAATTCAAAGAAGACACATTTGAATTAGCTGATTCTGACTACGTTCTTATTCCAACTGCTGAAGTTCCTCTTACAAACTACTACCGCGGTGAAATCCTTGATGGTAAAGAACTTCCAGTTTACTTCACAGCAATGAGCCCATCATTCCGTTCAGAAGCTGGTTCTGCTGGTCGTGACACTCGTGGTTTGATTCGTCTTCACCAATTCCACAAAGTTGAAATGGTTAAATTCTCTAAACCAGAAACTTCATACGATGAATTGGAAAAAATGGTTGTCAATGCTGAAAACATCCTTCAAAAACTTGGCCTTCCATACCGCGTTATCACACTATGTACTGGAGACATGGGATTCTCAGCTGCTAAAACTTACGACCTAGAAGTTTGGATTCCAGCTCAAAACACTTACCGTGAAATCTCAAGTTGTTCAAATACTGAAGATTTCCAAGCACGTCGTGCACAAATCCGTTACCGTGACGAAGCTGATGGTAAAGTTAAACTTCTTCACACTCTTAACGGTTCAGGTCTTGCAGTTGGACGTACAGTTGCTGCTATCCTTGAAAACTACCAAAATGAAGATGGTTCTGTAACAATTCCAGAAGTACTTCGTCCATACATGGGTGGGGCTGAAGTTATCTCACCTAAATAA
- a CDS encoding HAD family hydrolase, whose protein sequence is MTKKKMIALDLDGTLLRSDNTISDYTVDTIKKIQEKGHKVVIATGRPYRMALEHYRRLQLETPMITFNGSLTHLPEKKWDFEHSVTIDKQYLLDVLDIQKSIQADFIASEYRKKFFISADNHDIINPQLFGVDKITDKMTLDVTKITENPNGLLMQTHHEDKYALADEMRKYFNHEIEIDSWGGPLNILEFSPKGVNKAYALKYLLKTLNMNREDLIAFGDEHNDTEMLTFAGTGYAMKNASNVLLPFADKQTDFTNEEDGVAKELAKIFL, encoded by the coding sequence ATGACAAAGAAAAAAATGATTGCTCTTGATTTGGATGGTACACTGCTGCGCAGTGACAATACCATCTCAGATTATACTGTTGATACGATTAAAAAAATACAAGAAAAAGGTCACAAGGTCGTTATTGCGACAGGTCGCCCATACCGTATGGCTCTTGAGCACTACCGTCGCTTACAACTTGAGACACCTATGATTACCTTTAACGGTTCCTTGACACACCTTCCCGAAAAAAAATGGGACTTTGAACACAGCGTCACTATCGATAAACAATACCTGCTTGATGTCCTAGACATCCAAAAAAGTATCCAAGCAGACTTTATCGCTAGTGAATACCGTAAAAAATTCTTCATCAGTGCCGATAATCACGACATCATCAATCCACAACTTTTTGGTGTCGATAAAATCACCGATAAAATGACACTTGATGTAACAAAAATTACCGAAAATCCAAATGGTCTTTTGATGCAAACTCATCACGAAGACAAATATGCTCTTGCCGATGAAATGCGCAAATACTTCAACCACGAAATCGAAATTGATTCATGGGGCGGACCACTTAATATCTTGGAATTCTCACCTAAAGGCGTCAACAAAGCCTATGCTCTCAAGTACTTACTAAAAACTCTAAATATGAACCGAGAAGACTTGATTGCCTTTGGTGATGAACACAACGACACTGAAATGTTGACCTTCGCCGGTACAGGCTACGCCATGAAAAATGCTAGCAACGTACTCCTACCATTTGCTGACAAACAAACAGACTTCACCAACGAAGAAGACGGTGTTGCGAAAGAATTGGCGAAAATTTTTCTATAA
- a CDS encoding NCS2 family permease: protein MEKFFKLKEHGTDVRTEVTAGLTTFFAMSYVLFVNPSILSQAGMPTQGVFLATIIGAVVGTLMMAFYANLPYAQAPGMGLNAFFTYTVVFSLGYSWQEALAMVFICGLISLVITVTKVRKLIIESIPAALKSAISAGIGIFLAYVGIKNAGFLKFSIDAGTYTVAGTGADKGLASITANASATPGLVAFNTPGVILALIGLAISIFFIVKGIRGGVILSIAATTVVGILIGVVDLGSVNWAATNLSASINDLKEIFGVALGSQGLGSLFSDASRIPGVLMAILAFSLTDIFDTIGTLVGTGEKVGIIASTGENKESKALDRALYSDLVGTTLGAIAGTSNVTTYVESAAGIGAGGRTGLTALTVAVLFAISSFFSPLVSIVPTQATAPILIIVGVMMLSNLKNVKWDDLGEAVPAFFTSIFMGFSYSITYGIAAGFITYTLVKIVKGQAKEVHAVMWVLDFLFILNFVSLAIL from the coding sequence ATGGAAAAGTTTTTTAAACTTAAAGAACATGGTACAGATGTTCGTACAGAAGTAACTGCTGGTTTAACAACATTCTTTGCAATGTCATATGTATTGTTCGTTAACCCATCAATCCTTTCACAAGCTGGAATGCCTACACAAGGTGTGTTCCTTGCTACAATTATCGGTGCTGTTGTAGGTACATTGATGATGGCCTTCTACGCTAATCTTCCATATGCACAAGCACCAGGTATGGGACTTAACGCCTTCTTCACATATACAGTTGTCTTTTCACTAGGTTACTCTTGGCAAGAAGCTCTTGCGATGGTCTTCATCTGCGGACTTATCTCACTTGTTATTACAGTAACTAAAGTTCGTAAATTGATTATTGAATCAATCCCAGCAGCATTGAAATCAGCTATTTCAGCTGGTATCGGTATTTTCCTTGCTTATGTTGGTATTAAAAATGCCGGCTTCTTGAAATTCTCTATCGATGCTGGTACTTATACAGTTGCTGGTACTGGTGCTGATAAAGGTCTTGCTTCAATTACAGCTAACGCATCAGCTACACCAGGTTTGGTCGCTTTTAACACACCAGGTGTTATCCTTGCTTTGATTGGACTTGCCATCTCAATCTTCTTTATCGTTAAAGGAATTCGTGGTGGTGTTATCCTTTCAATTGCTGCAACTACAGTTGTTGGTATTTTGATTGGTGTTGTTGATCTTGGTTCAGTTAACTGGGCTGCAACTAACTTGTCAGCTTCAATCAATGATTTGAAAGAAATCTTTGGTGTAGCTCTCGGTAGTCAAGGTCTTGGTTCATTGTTCTCAGATGCTTCACGTATTCCAGGTGTCTTGATGGCAATCCTTGCTTTCTCATTGACAGATATCTTTGATACAATCGGTACACTTGTTGGTACCGGTGAAAAAGTTGGTATTATTGCTTCAACTGGTGAAAACAAAGAGTCTAAAGCACTTGATCGTGCCCTTTATTCTGACTTAGTTGGTACTACACTAGGTGCCATCGCAGGTACTTCAAACGTTACAACTTACGTTGAATCTGCTGCAGGTATTGGTGCTGGTGGTCGTACTGGTTTGACTGCTCTTACAGTTGCCGTACTATTTGCTATCTCAAGCTTCTTTAGCCCACTTGTTTCAATCGTTCCTACACAAGCAACAGCTCCAATTCTTATTATCGTTGGTGTCATGATGCTTTCAAATCTTAAAAACGTTAAATGGGATGATCTTGGCGAAGCAGTTCCAGCATTCTTCACATCAATCTTTATGGGATTCAGCTACAGCATTACTTACGGTATCGCTGCTGGATTCATCACTTACACATTAGTTAAAATTGTAAAAGGTCAAGCAAAAGAAGTTCACGCTGTTATGTGGGTTCTTGACTTCTTATTCATTCTTAATTTCGTTAGCTTGGCTATTTTATAA